A window of the Egibacter rhizosphaerae genome harbors these coding sequences:
- a CDS encoding carbohydrate ABC transporter permease, whose protein sequence is MGQFGGAIFAIAVGLLGALAFYWLLNKVVEALPPAWENRLKPYVFIGPAIVIVATFLVFPALLTIRDSFHGSNAEEFVGLANYRQLLGDGSVWSLLLNNAIWIVVVPTVAVSIGLAVAIMTDRLSSTWERVTKALIFLPMAISFIGAGVIWRFVYEWRPPGRPQIGLLNAIVEAMGFEPIHWLGTSDLRLNTLLLTVIMIWLQSGFAMVLLSAAIKGVPDETVEAARIDGASEGQIYWRVVIPQIKSTIFVVTTTVMILVMKIFDVVFALTQGRFNTNVIANQFYFELFQVRHQGRAAVLVVLLIIAVIPIMIANIRRLRQEEALR, encoded by the coding sequence GAGGCCCTCCCCCCCGCGTGGGAGAACCGCCTGAAACCGTACGTCTTCATCGGTCCCGCGATCGTGATCGTCGCGACGTTCCTGGTCTTTCCCGCCCTGCTGACGATCCGCGACAGCTTCCACGGGTCCAATGCCGAGGAGTTCGTCGGCCTCGCCAACTATCGGCAACTCCTCGGCGACGGTTCGGTCTGGTCGTTGCTGCTCAACAACGCGATCTGGATCGTGGTGGTCCCCACGGTGGCGGTCTCGATCGGCCTCGCCGTCGCGATCATGACCGATCGGCTCAGCTCGACGTGGGAGCGGGTCACGAAAGCGCTGATCTTCCTGCCGATGGCCATCAGCTTCATCGGCGCCGGGGTCATCTGGCGCTTCGTCTACGAGTGGCGACCTCCGGGCAGGCCCCAGATCGGCCTGCTCAACGCGATCGTCGAAGCGATGGGATTCGAACCGATCCATTGGCTCGGAACCTCGGACCTCAGGCTCAACACGCTGCTGCTGACCGTCATCATGATCTGGCTGCAGTCCGGCTTCGCGATGGTGCTGTTGTCAGCGGCGATCAAGGGTGTCCCGGACGAGACGGTCGAGGCGGCCCGTATCGACGGCGCGAGCGAGGGACAGATCTACTGGCGGGTGGTCATCCCCCAGATCAAGTCCACCATCTTCGTCGTCACCACGACGGTCATGATCCTCGTGATGAAGATCTTCGACGTCGTCTTCGCGCTCACCCAGGGGCGATTCAACACCAACGTCATCGCGAACCAGTTCTACTTCGAGTTGTTCCAGGTCCGCCATCAGGGCCGAGCCGCGGTGTTGGTGGTGCTCCTCATCATCGCGGTCATCCCGATCATGATCGCCAACATCCGTCGGCTCCGCCAAGAGGAGGCGCTGCGATGA